One genomic window of Ruminococcus gauvreauii includes the following:
- a CDS encoding sugar phosphate isomerase/epimerase family protein codes for MDVKLGICNFCVPGTGVFAPKFVKECGLDGMSIDFGTFEQGFPLGQVRMQEAYLEAKGIYEIEYPNIGCSGYDDIPFAAETGHPLGEAADILWRGAVDAADYMGIPLVFIPLFRQSSIQTEQELKTAALRFRKICDYAAEKGICIACESEMTVNHQLMLVELVDKENFRIFYDNANHLYFKDIDGYEVLKVVYPFIGDQLHLKDSTKGCLANAVVGTGITRFYEVVNFLKEKNYSGWIILENLYERKDMRDIHTDRYEIMKMDVEALRRAVR; via the coding sequence TTGGACGTAAAGCTGGGGATATGTAATTTTTGTGTGCCGGGAACAGGTGTGTTTGCACCGAAGTTTGTGAAAGAATGTGGTCTGGACGGTATGTCGATCGATTTCGGCACTTTTGAGCAGGGATTTCCGCTGGGACAGGTAAGGATGCAGGAGGCGTATCTGGAGGCAAAAGGCATCTATGAAATCGAGTATCCGAATATAGGATGCAGCGGGTACGACGACATCCCCTTTGCGGCGGAAACAGGGCATCCTTTAGGGGAAGCGGCGGATATTCTGTGGAGAGGCGCTGTGGATGCGGCTGATTATATGGGGATTCCGCTTGTGTTTATTCCGCTGTTCAGGCAGAGCAGCATCCAGACAGAACAGGAACTGAAAACAGCTGCACTGCGGTTTCGAAAAATTTGCGATTATGCAGCGGAAAAAGGAATCTGTATTGCGTGTGAAAGTGAAATGACGGTCAATCACCAGCTGATGCTCGTGGAACTGGTTGATAAAGAAAATTTTCGTATATTTTATGATAATGCCAATCACCTGTATTTTAAGGACATTGACGGGTATGAAGTGCTGAAGGTCGTTTATCCTTTTATCGGGGACCAGTTACACCTGAAGGACAGTACCAAAGGGTGCCTGGCGAATGCGGTGGTGGGTACCGGGATCACACGGTTTTATGAGGTTGTTAACTTTTTAAAAGAGAAGAATTATTCGGGGTGGATTATTCTGGAGAATCTGTATGAGCGAAAAGATATGCGGGATATACATACGGATCGTTATGAAATTATGAAGATGGATGTGGAAGCTCTGAGACGGGCAGTCAGATAA
- the galT gene encoding UDP-glucose--hexose-1-phosphate uridylyltransferase encodes MICTDIKKLVTYGVETGLLEPEDVTDATNQLLDLLGMSFYEEPAKEYHAVELEPVLAAILDYAWQQGLLEENTTVYRDLFDTALMGRLMPRPSTVIANFRKFYRENPERATDYFYKLSQDSDYIRRYRIKKDEKWDTQTEYGTLEITINLAKPEKDPKAIAAAGKARAAGYPKCLLCRENEGYAGRVDHPARQNHRVIPLTVSGESWGLQYSPYVYYPEHCIVFNMEHVPMKIDRRAFEKLLDFTAQFPHYFVGSNADLPIVGGSILSHEHFQGGHHEFAMAKAPIERHIHISDYEDVEAGIVKWPMSVIRLRSRDAGRLAPLSEHILDTWRTYTDEQAFIYAETNGVPHNTITPICRKRGEHFEMDLVLRNNITTKEHPLGVFHPHAGLHHIKKENIGLIEVMGLAVLPSRLKTEMEQLAQAILENRDIRSDSVLEKHADWVAEFLPSYPDLNRDNIHEILRREIGRVFREVLEDAGVYKRTDEGNAAFLRFIEKL; translated from the coding sequence ATGATCTGTACGGATATTAAAAAACTGGTGACTTATGGTGTGGAGACGGGCCTGCTGGAACCGGAGGATGTAACGGATGCCACGAACCAGCTGCTGGATCTGCTGGGAATGTCCTTCTATGAGGAGCCTGCAAAAGAATATCACGCGGTAGAACTGGAACCGGTGCTTGCAGCCATCCTGGATTATGCATGGCAGCAGGGACTGCTGGAGGAGAATACGACGGTGTACAGGGATCTGTTCGATACTGCCCTGATGGGAAGACTGATGCCGAGACCAAGTACGGTGATCGCAAATTTCCGAAAGTTTTACCGGGAAAATCCGGAAAGAGCGACAGATTATTTTTATAAACTCAGCCAGGACAGTGATTATATCCGCCGGTACCGGATCAAAAAAGACGAGAAGTGGGACACACAGACGGAATATGGGACTCTGGAGATCACTATTAATCTGGCGAAGCCGGAAAAGGATCCGAAGGCCATCGCGGCGGCGGGAAAAGCCAGGGCAGCGGGATACCCCAAATGCCTGCTGTGCAGGGAAAACGAAGGCTATGCCGGGCGGGTGGACCATCCGGCGCGGCAGAATCACAGGGTGATACCGCTGACCGTCAGCGGTGAGTCGTGGGGGCTGCAGTACTCTCCTTACGTCTATTATCCGGAGCACTGCATCGTATTCAATATGGAACACGTGCCGATGAAGATCGACCGCAGGGCATTTGAAAAACTGCTGGATTTTACCGCTCAGTTTCCACATTATTTTGTCGGATCGAATGCCGATCTTCCGATAGTGGGGGGGTCTATCCTGAGTCACGAACATTTCCAGGGGGGACACCATGAATTTGCGATGGCGAAGGCTCCGATTGAGAGACATATCCATATCAGTGATTATGAGGATGTGGAGGCTGGGATTGTAAAGTGGCCGATGTCTGTGATCAGGCTGCGTTCGCGGGATGCAGGGCGCCTCGCGCCGCTCTCGGAACACATTCTTGACACATGGCGGACCTATACGGATGAACAGGCTTTTATTTATGCTGAGACTAACGGAGTGCCGCACAATACGATCACGCCGATCTGCAGAAAAAGAGGGGAGCACTTTGAAATGGATCTTGTTCTGCGAAACAACATCACGACGAAAGAGCACCCTCTGGGAGTGTTCCATCCGCATGCCGGACTCCACCATATCAAAAAGGAGAATATCGGACTGATCGAAGTGATGGGACTCGCAGTACTGCCGTCCCGCCTGAAGACGGAGATGGAACAGCTTGCGCAGGCGATCCTGGAGAACAGGGATATTCGGAGCGACAGCGTGCTGGAAAAACATGCAGACTGGGTGGCGGAATTCCTGCCTTCCTATCCGGATTTGAACCGGGATAATATCCATGAGATTCTGCGGCGGGAGATTGGACGCGTGTTCCGGGAAGTCCTGGAAGACGCCGGTGTTTATAAAAGAACGGATGAGGGTAACGCCGCATTTCTTCGTTTTATAGAAAAACTGTAA
- a CDS encoding sugar ABC transporter substrate-binding protein: protein MKTKKMIAVWMTAGIIMVSLAGCGGKDDTSKTAAGQERAEDTADAKENKVDKGASESPVRLGIVVKSLSDQYYTLLKKGAEDRAEEVGNIELTVIAPNSEADVQKQVENVETLLAKGVDVIGIAPAHNETLLPVLQQAVEQGVKVMAVDNDTTLEEKVTFIGTENETAAYEGAKWAGEQIGEGGNAIVLRGKLGDSNHDEREAGLQKGLEETGINVLEIQTADCEEQKGLQVTENLIQKYDNIDLVITTADTMSMGAYRAIEQAGMTDKIQVYGFDGQYSFAKLIAEGKVLGTTAQDPYTMGIIAVDTAVSIANGEEVNPRIDSGQIIVTQENGAEFVKDLESKLPQ from the coding sequence ATGAAAACCAAGAAAATGATAGCCGTATGGATGACAGCGGGGATAATTATGGTCTCTCTGGCCGGGTGCGGAGGAAAAGATGACACGTCTAAGACCGCCGCAGGACAGGAGCGCGCGGAGGATACCGCTGATGCGAAGGAAAACAAAGTAGACAAGGGGGCATCGGAGAGCCCTGTAAGACTTGGAATTGTCGTGAAATCTTTATCAGACCAGTATTATACACTCTTGAAAAAAGGCGCGGAGGACCGGGCTGAAGAAGTGGGGAACATAGAACTGACCGTTATTGCTCCAAACTCTGAAGCGGATGTACAGAAACAGGTGGAAAACGTTGAAACTCTGCTGGCAAAAGGGGTGGATGTGATCGGCATTGCCCCGGCGCACAATGAAACACTGCTTCCGGTACTGCAGCAGGCTGTGGAACAAGGCGTGAAGGTTATGGCTGTGGACAACGATACTACATTAGAGGAGAAAGTGACATTTATCGGGACAGAAAATGAGACCGCGGCTTACGAAGGAGCGAAATGGGCCGGAGAGCAAATCGGGGAAGGCGGGAATGCCATTGTACTCCGGGGGAAACTCGGGGACAGCAATCACGACGAGCGCGAGGCAGGCCTGCAAAAAGGACTGGAAGAAACAGGGATCAATGTGCTCGAAATACAGACCGCCGACTGTGAGGAACAGAAAGGGCTGCAGGTGACCGAAAACCTGATACAAAAATATGACAACATTGACCTGGTGATTACGACCGCGGATACCATGTCGATGGGAGCCTATCGTGCGATTGAACAGGCAGGTATGACGGATAAGATTCAGGTGTACGGATTTGACGGACAGTATTCTTTTGCGAAGCTGATCGCAGAGGGGAAGGTGCTGGGAACAACGGCGCAGGACCCCTACACGATGGGGATCATCGCAGTGGATACGGCAGTTTCCATAGCAAACGGTGAAGAAGTAAATCCACGGATAGATTCCGGACAGATCATCGTGACGCAGGAAAACGGGGCGGAATTTGTAAAAGATCTGGAATCGAAACTCCCGCAGTGA